A single genomic interval of Roseofilum capinflatum BLCC-M114 harbors:
- the hpsB gene encoding hormogonium polysaccharide secretion pseudopilin HpsB: MKPILRKPHPHSSPPKGESGFTLIESLVAVVILTIMLVGIAPVIVLATATRIQARRVELATQAARFYIDGVRAGSLPAPNSVVELKEEVDPATRKFKSKREDFAKTGAPAQSSFPATCPPASPNDYEKGGYCKNQTLANAKEASATDVSLYCFNGDDQTGCQASSPNDFIIQAYRSVTDKTEATEQSQLDQGYLLGIRVYRADAFKETGTLLTFYANGVQQRASGTSLNVKAPLLEMTTEIQGDSDSLDSFINRYGGGG; this comes from the coding sequence ATGAAACCTATACTCCGAAAACCCCACCCCCATTCCTCCCCGCCCAAGGGTGAGTCTGGCTTTACACTGATTGAATCCTTGGTTGCCGTCGTCATCCTGACGATTATGTTAGTGGGAATCGCCCCGGTGATTGTCCTGGCAACAGCTACCCGCATTCAAGCGCGGCGGGTAGAGCTGGCAACACAAGCCGCTCGATTCTACATTGATGGTGTGCGAGCTGGAAGTTTACCTGCTCCCAATTCAGTGGTTGAACTGAAAGAAGAAGTCGATCCTGCAACCCGTAAATTCAAATCGAAACGCGAAGATTTTGCCAAAACTGGTGCGCCTGCCCAATCTTCTTTTCCAGCAACTTGTCCCCCAGCTAGTCCCAATGACTACGAGAAGGGAGGATATTGCAAAAATCAAACCCTTGCTAATGCAAAAGAAGCTTCAGCAACGGATGTCAGTTTATATTGCTTTAATGGAGACGATCAGACAGGCTGTCAAGCCAGTAGTCCCAATGATTTTATTATTCAAGCCTATCGCAGCGTGACGGATAAGACTGAAGCTACTGAACAATCCCAACTCGATCAAGGTTATTTATTGGGGATTCGGGTTTACCGAGCGGATGCGTTCAAAGAGACGGGCACACTCTTAACTTTTTATGCTAATGGTGTTCAACAGCGTGCTTCTGGAACAAGCTTGAATGTGAAAGCACCGTTGTTGGAAATGACCACAGAAATTCAAGGCGATAGCGATAGTCTCGATAGCTTTATTAATCGCTATGGAGGAGGGGGTTAA
- the hpsC gene encoding hormogonium polysaccharide secretion pseudopilin HpsC, whose protein sequence is MFMLLNALLKSRRKGRRNQGFTLIELLVALVVASIMISSLLGFMVDILTKDRNEQAQSATQQDIQAAADYIRRDLETAVYIYDGEGLRAISGNYSTTECSSPVSPGSYTPPASCSQIPVIDNGEGLPILAFWKRKFLDKNLNVTVTANPTSRRVGQLVKLPNGDPNEQDYQVYALVVYYLTNANNGTWSNAMRISRVELRDGIVDTGGNPQDETIDGVAYDLNPSPGYANFDLSISGDSIHEKMEKWQKTATAYDLSKTPIQVLVDHIDHTTLADITPETFPNAVNCQDAFPNKEAPTPAPTAPDEPWQSPNYGAADFPTAFDAFKTDSFFACVDSDGGVAQIYIRGNALARINPNNPDKYNPNNDRTALFFPTTSIQTKIRGRVQ, encoded by the coding sequence ATGTTTATGTTACTGAATGCTTTATTAAAAAGCCGTCGTAAGGGGCGCAGAAATCAAGGGTTTACCTTAATTGAGTTGTTGGTGGCTTTAGTCGTTGCCTCAATTATGATTAGTAGCTTGCTGGGGTTTATGGTGGATATCCTCACCAAAGACCGCAATGAGCAAGCGCAGTCAGCAACTCAGCAAGATATTCAAGCCGCAGCCGATTATATCCGCCGAGATTTAGAGACGGCGGTGTATATCTATGATGGCGAGGGATTAAGGGCGATTTCGGGTAATTATAGTACAACCGAGTGTAGTAGTCCTGTGTCACCAGGTTCTTATACACCTCCAGCTAGTTGTAGCCAAATTCCCGTCATCGATAATGGGGAAGGACTGCCGATACTAGCCTTTTGGAAACGCAAGTTTTTAGATAAAAATTTGAATGTTACGGTTACAGCCAACCCGACGAGTAGAAGAGTTGGACAATTAGTTAAGTTACCGAATGGCGATCCAAATGAGCAAGATTATCAAGTCTATGCTCTAGTTGTCTATTATCTCACCAATGCTAATAACGGAACCTGGTCAAATGCCATGCGGATTAGTCGGGTTGAGCTTCGCGATGGCATTGTGGATACCGGTGGAAATCCTCAAGATGAGACAATTGATGGGGTGGCCTACGATCTCAACCCTAGTCCTGGATATGCCAATTTCGACCTCTCGATATCTGGGGATAGCATACACGAGAAGATGGAGAAATGGCAGAAAACAGCTACAGCTTATGATTTGAGTAAAACACCCATACAAGTTTTAGTCGATCATATTGACCATACAACATTAGCTGATATTACTCCTGAGACTTTTCCGAATGCTGTGAATTGTCAGGATGCTTTTCCAAACAAAGAAGCTCCTACTCCTGCTCCTACAGCTCCTGATGAACCTTGGCAAAGTCCGAATTATGGTGCGGCAGATTTTCCGACTGCGTTTGATGCGTTTAAGACGGATAGCTTTTTTGCCTGTGTAGATTCCGATGGGGGAGTGGCTCAGATTTATATTCGAGGCAATGCTTTAGCGAGGATTAATCCGAATAACCCAGATAAGTACAATCCTAATAATGATCGGACAGCACTCTTTTTCCCGACGACGAGTATTCAAACGAAAATTAGGGGAAGGGTTCAGTAG
- a CDS encoding cobalt-precorrin-6A reductase, with product MAKVWLIGGTSESRQLAQGLVEQGLECVVTVTTESARSLYPSCPQLTVKVGKLKASSLDEFRRSHQIGLILDASHPWARQISQQAIAYSEGSKIPYLRYERPPVTASSDSDRNLTLDSFATLLTGEYLTDQRVFLTVGSQRLPLFQPWQHRATLFARVLPSIDSIQVAQEAGFSSDRLIAIRPPVPEALELALWQHWQISLVVTKASGNAGGEAIKRQLCDRLGIPLITITRPKMTYPQQTHDIQEAINFCLHSAI from the coding sequence ATGGCTAAAGTTTGGTTAATTGGAGGGACTTCGGAAAGCCGCCAGTTGGCTCAAGGCTTAGTAGAACAGGGGTTAGAGTGTGTGGTCACGGTAACTACTGAGTCCGCGAGATCCCTTTATCCGAGTTGCCCGCAGTTAACAGTGAAGGTGGGCAAGTTAAAAGCATCAAGTTTAGATGAGTTTCGGCGATCGCACCAAATTGGCCTAATTTTAGATGCCAGTCATCCCTGGGCGCGGCAAATTTCCCAACAGGCGATCGCCTATTCTGAAGGCTCTAAAATACCGTATTTGCGCTACGAGAGACCCCCTGTAACCGCTTCTTCTGACTCCGATCGGAACCTGACCTTAGACAGTTTTGCCACCCTACTGACGGGGGAATATTTGACCGATCAGCGCGTGTTTTTAACCGTCGGATCGCAACGCCTACCCTTATTTCAACCTTGGCAACACCGGGCGACCTTATTTGCGCGGGTGCTACCGTCTATCGACTCCATTCAAGTCGCACAAGAAGCAGGATTTAGCAGCGATCGCCTCATTGCCATCCGTCCCCCGGTTCCCGAAGCTCTAGAGTTAGCCCTCTGGCAACATTGGCAGATTTCTCTAGTAGTAACCAAAGCATCCGGAAATGCAGGAGGAGAGGCAATCAAGCGTCAACTGTGCGATCGTTTGGGAATTCCCTTAATTACCATCACCCGACCCAAAATGACCTATCCCCAACAAACTCATGACATCCAAGAAGCCATTAATTTTTGTTTACATAGCGCAATATAG
- a CDS encoding class I SAM-dependent methyltransferase: MTRLSNASGFGLQNFSTEALEEQLAAVALRFNRQYRGDAFEVPPEVEEMPIFRQWMSGELTPKLTSEFWQVCKPKKGQKCLDLGCGVSFLIYPWREWEAVFYGQEISKEAQEALNSRGPQLNSKLFKGVKLGPAHQLDYDPGQFDLAIATGWSCYFSLDYWQQVMLAVKSVLKPGGMLVFDVLNPEVELAENWAILETYLGAEVALEPLEDWQKPIRAVGGKVVKKQEGELFHLYAVKYP, encoded by the coding sequence ATGACACGCTTAAGTAATGCTTCCGGTTTTGGACTGCAAAATTTTTCTACAGAGGCTCTAGAGGAGCAACTCGCGGCGGTGGCGCTGCGGTTTAATCGCCAATATCGAGGAGATGCGTTTGAGGTTCCGCCGGAGGTGGAAGAGATGCCGATTTTTCGGCAATGGATGAGTGGGGAGTTAACCCCGAAACTTACATCTGAGTTTTGGCAGGTGTGTAAGCCGAAAAAGGGGCAAAAATGTTTGGATCTTGGCTGTGGGGTGAGTTTTTTGATTTATCCTTGGCGAGAATGGGAGGCGGTGTTTTATGGCCAAGAGATTAGTAAGGAAGCTCAGGAAGCTCTGAATTCTCGCGGCCCCCAATTAAATTCTAAGTTGTTTAAGGGGGTGAAGTTGGGGCCGGCTCATCAGTTAGATTATGACCCAGGACAGTTTGATTTGGCGATCGCCACGGGATGGAGTTGTTATTTTTCTTTGGACTATTGGCAACAGGTGATGCTGGCAGTGAAGTCGGTGCTTAAACCTGGGGGAATGCTGGTGTTTGATGTGCTAAACCCAGAGGTGGAGTTGGCGGAAAATTGGGCGATTTTGGAGACCTATTTGGGTGCTGAAGTGGCTCTAGAGCCTTTAGAAGATTGGCAAAAGCCGATCCGTGCGGTGGGAGGAAAGGTGGTTAAAAAACAAGAGGGCGAGCTGTTCCATCTCTATGCAGTTAAGTATCCGTGA
- a CDS encoding pilus assembly FimT family protein, giving the protein MLNYRGREGGFTLIELLVVIALIGILIAIALPSYLGFVRLQELKLGREQLHLALKEAQSNAKRDKLVWQVSFRNNPHPQYVVHKELPSGSDLTGLNWQDLNPNILIIDGKNQNETTFYQYTRGVNEGIWRIQFNHHGHPNGQLGRITVGFKDSDPEDKRRPLRCVIVSTLLGAMRTSHEQRTKQNGKYCY; this is encoded by the coding sequence ATGTTGAACTATCGGGGAAGAGAAGGGGGCTTTACGCTGATTGAGTTGTTGGTGGTTATTGCCCTGATTGGTATTTTAATCGCTATAGCACTGCCGAGTTATCTGGGATTTGTGCGGCTGCAAGAGTTGAAGTTAGGGAGAGAACAGCTTCATCTTGCCCTTAAGGAGGCTCAGAGCAATGCGAAACGGGATAAGTTGGTGTGGCAGGTGAGTTTTCGCAATAACCCGCATCCCCAGTATGTTGTGCATAAAGAGTTGCCGAGTGGCTCTGATTTGACGGGTTTAAATTGGCAAGATTTAAATCCCAATATTTTGATTATTGATGGAAAAAATCAGAATGAGACGACGTTTTATCAGTATACGAGGGGGGTAAATGAGGGGATTTGGCGGATACAGTTTAATCATCATGGCCATCCGAATGGGCAGTTAGGACGGATTACGGTGGGGTTTAAGGATAGCGATCCGGAGGATAAGCGCAGACCTCTGCGGTGCGTGATTGTGTCTACGTTGTTGGGAGCGATGCGAACGTCCCATGAACAACGGACAAAGCAGAATGGGAAATATTGTTATTAG
- the hpsA gene encoding hormogonium polysaccharide biosynthesis protein HpsA, translated as MSIQRLLRHLRNSFLNLGRTLTQWLSRFLKRGLGGLFRVGRGQQAGFVLPTVTMVMLVVSLLTLAMLLRSTDRAKNAHNFRVNEATLNATAPALDRAKAKIAAIFDDPKIPRGTPSDTAFMSSFGGLGSGIEKYTFGDEVPVKLVYNIKKDNKICKNNDDAQTGEADTNAPKNTKCDETLNTAWKFPVDTDNNGKFDSYTLYAILYRNPTTDGGEFDRARNPLEARNLPMEGSTSSACANNTGGGASLVGDSDWFKLPNEQKIKKAFFVYAATVPIGPDANGGLPTGLDANDYELFPGGTKGFSALEYQQDWSRIPLANNAVVYQDDLLLLSGTEQRFNGRMITNSNLMVGKQNNNGKTYFYLVSGKNSCFYDEESSKINVGGNVGAAQYNTTSDKPPVDEIHLFNGEGNDPNEVKNQFGKNTKTTTSSGGQDVTYNNNAYNQRIAYLVNAAMQLQSNDLSDDLKEEIDGLTTNEKKQFFRNYFRERTRYVPFLEVQPGDNAKFIPDVTIPLQLQDADGYLAPINNNTDAKSFFALSHDSETADKTGLNPLRPPHQWMFPVDPSNNATSYVKNKAGSSTLSLDLDEIPATNPREREGKELQIGDRVNVGNNLPLTIYRDGTEGVFISGELIDQEVTGKKWLDASGNVPGTGQGDPRTRDSQVVSLPDLGDTARDGQWEIDAATDPNDKFDNVGGLRVITGAGIYLPGANSNTTAPTVDDEEPGKNIIIWPDYFPVAKNHPEVVFDHDNDPTTASVSVDSANNTTRPYLRMRASVVYHHSNSAFADNDYPEDDSGNKTNQTPLACVANYYDPTDSASDTANSNNGSVYSWNASAFNLSLLQYQAALRYPGVVYKDGSKVLGDRLVNPLLASALDKSTSASSTDRTLAEQTAVDAAICATLIMNGGSSSSDIPADAIKEVTFLDARQIKANDVHSLQVTGGSGGTYTLVNGMPDTDLEVGDIVSVEEHYVDTTSTPPVDQNRPKIIRGKITAVSGDDITISTTDAVYADADPSISADGTGWITESLSGRYDLPIEERYPLEIRATQIDLDLLRTTRRGTFNDPQEYLLPNSGLIYATREDALPDQTTWVKDGTATFDHNVDNGSEPDLDQSGTDYKLDPTRRPNGIVLINGSQLNRGTTNDYRPEEKGFILATNLPVYIKGDFNLHSAGEEFTDALTANYSNFYSRTGLNGSFACRKGQPGCTGDGDTWRSATVFSDSLTLLSDNFEFGKRSDGDYNLNNNYGDGRSIAKRRKNGFFTNGFVTNRDYPSDGDYTSFSGTKPFSSYFNNFVTPIQRRATFPEYVMEICEKLPVSECEPNDWHIPIDRPAGDQYDLNGDGDTDDTFTFGIDLNGNGDTNDTDISESAIVLDWNGDGDTNDTDISESGIDLNGDGDTNDTDISESAIVLDLNDDGDTNDNDISESDLIISDPNSIEESSLSKLHSYMNLQGKTPLSTSAQLDKTTLSTLLGKTEAEIQRYPRRIAFLRNDKNELILDETTQTPIALGVDSNGFIKYFSYTNTSASAIQDDDGEIELFLSTGLANTILTAFIDQGIVTGSNITPVTGLPTAASDALWFRTTDNSSDPTGSWEYESNKPLAYLNPLTATDEQPLLIPVVQIHWTNKNPGSFNPDDNDTMSNRTSWVQHAEKTTFNLVFVAGDSPGRPGEVNGALANFPRFLESWTPNGTEVNANISGSFIQNGRSTYGTAPFWVLLKDDPLEFTYDERTGPFDEVQAYRAANNSGLLPYYDPPNRSWGFDVALLTQAPDLFAQRFAIKDDTPPNEFYREVKRDDKWVQTLLCAAQPDKRVDPTDATKTVAQGGGYEDADDPYDKDVTITENDTAVNYQFAISADQRPDTCPVPNN; from the coding sequence ATGTCTATCCAACGCCTACTCAGACATCTCCGGAATAGTTTCCTCAACCTAGGGCGAACCCTAACCCAATGGCTCTCCCGTTTCCTCAAACGAGGATTAGGTGGCCTCTTCCGTGTCGGTCGGGGGCAACAAGCAGGCTTCGTCCTCCCCACCGTCACCATGGTGATGCTCGTCGTCTCCCTGCTCACCCTAGCCATGTTACTGCGCTCCACCGACCGAGCCAAAAACGCCCACAATTTCCGGGTCAATGAAGCCACATTAAACGCCACCGCGCCAGCGTTGGATAGAGCAAAAGCGAAGATAGCCGCTATTTTTGACGACCCCAAAATTCCTAGGGGAACCCCATCCGATACCGCTTTTATGAGTTCATTTGGAGGACTAGGGAGTGGGATTGAAAAGTACACCTTTGGGGATGAAGTGCCGGTTAAGTTGGTTTACAACATAAAAAAAGACAACAAAATTTGCAAAAATAATGATGATGCTCAAACGGGTGAAGCAGATACTAATGCCCCTAAAAATACCAAGTGCGACGAAACCCTAAACACCGCCTGGAAATTCCCAGTCGATACCGATAACAACGGGAAATTTGACAGCTATACCCTCTATGCCATCCTCTACCGCAACCCAACCACAGATGGGGGAGAATTTGACCGCGCTCGCAACCCCCTAGAAGCACGCAACCTGCCCATGGAAGGGTCTACCAGCTCCGCATGTGCCAACAACACCGGAGGGGGAGCCAGCTTAGTCGGTGACTCGGACTGGTTTAAGTTGCCCAACGAGCAAAAAATCAAAAAAGCCTTCTTTGTGTATGCAGCCACCGTACCCATTGGCCCAGATGCAAATGGCGGACTGCCCACCGGTCTAGATGCCAATGACTATGAACTCTTTCCTGGGGGAACCAAAGGATTTTCTGCCCTCGAATATCAACAAGACTGGAGCCGCATTCCCCTAGCCAACAATGCCGTAGTCTACCAAGATGACTTATTACTATTGTCAGGGACGGAACAACGCTTCAATGGACGGATGATTACCAATAGTAACTTGATGGTAGGTAAGCAAAACAACAATGGTAAGACCTACTTCTATTTGGTTAGTGGTAAAAATTCTTGCTTTTACGATGAAGAAAGTAGCAAAATCAATGTTGGAGGGAATGTAGGGGCAGCTCAGTATAATACGACATCAGATAAACCGCCAGTAGACGAGATCCACCTGTTTAATGGAGAAGGAAATGACCCAAATGAGGTGAAAAACCAATTTGGGAAAAACACTAAAACAACAACATCATCTGGAGGTCAAGATGTCACCTATAACAACAATGCCTATAACCAGCGCATTGCTTATCTGGTGAATGCAGCCATGCAACTGCAATCAAACGATCTTTCAGACGACCTGAAAGAAGAGATAGATGGCCTCACCACTAATGAAAAAAAACAATTCTTTAGAAACTACTTCAGGGAACGGACTCGCTACGTGCCCTTTTTGGAAGTCCAACCAGGAGATAATGCCAAATTCATTCCAGATGTCACTATTCCTTTACAACTCCAAGATGCTGATGGGTATTTGGCTCCGATTAACAATAACACGGATGCAAAATCCTTTTTTGCTCTCTCCCATGATTCAGAGACAGCAGATAAAACAGGACTTAACCCCTTGCGTCCCCCCCACCAATGGATGTTTCCGGTTGACCCATCGAACAATGCAACCAGTTATGTCAAGAATAAAGCTGGTAGTAGTACACTCAGTTTAGATCTCGATGAAATTCCTGCAACTAATCCACGAGAGCGAGAGGGGAAAGAGCTGCAAATTGGCGATCGCGTTAACGTCGGCAATAACTTACCCTTAACCATCTACAGGGATGGGACTGAAGGTGTCTTTATCTCCGGTGAATTAATCGATCAAGAAGTGACCGGTAAAAAGTGGTTAGACGCATCTGGAAACGTTCCAGGAACGGGTCAAGGCGATCCCCGCACCAGAGACTCACAAGTGGTCAGCTTACCCGATTTAGGAGACACGGCCCGCGATGGACAGTGGGAAATTGATGCAGCCACTGATCCCAATGATAAATTTGATAACGTGGGTGGATTAAGAGTGATTACCGGTGCAGGGATTTATTTGCCGGGAGCCAATAGCAATACAACTGCACCTACTGTAGACGACGAAGAGCCAGGTAAAAATATCATTATCTGGCCAGATTATTTCCCAGTGGCTAAGAACCATCCGGAGGTTGTTTTTGATCATGACAATGACCCGACAACCGCTTCTGTTTCCGTAGATTCAGCAAATAATACCACTCGCCCTTATCTAAGGATGCGAGCATCAGTCGTTTATCACCACAGTAATAGCGCTTTCGCCGATAACGACTACCCAGAAGATGACAGTGGGAACAAAACGAATCAAACCCCCCTCGCTTGCGTCGCTAACTATTACGATCCAACGGATTCAGCCAGCGATACAGCAAACTCAAACAACGGCTCAGTTTACAGTTGGAACGCCAGTGCGTTTAATTTAAGTCTCTTACAATATCAAGCGGCACTGCGCTATCCCGGAGTCGTGTATAAGGATGGGAGTAAGGTATTAGGCGATCGCCTCGTCAATCCCTTACTTGCTTCTGCTTTAGACAAAAGCACCTCCGCATCTTCAACGGATCGCACCCTTGCCGAACAAACTGCCGTTGATGCTGCCATTTGTGCGACCCTGATTATGAATGGTGGCTCAAGCAGTAGCGATATCCCGGCTGATGCTATCAAAGAAGTTACCTTCCTCGATGCCCGGCAGATTAAAGCCAATGATGTTCATAGCCTGCAAGTCACCGGTGGTTCAGGCGGAACCTATACATTGGTGAATGGAATGCCTGATACTGACTTAGAGGTAGGAGATATTGTCAGTGTCGAGGAGCATTATGTTGATACAACATCTACTCCACCTGTAGACCAAAACCGACCCAAAATCATTCGAGGCAAAATCACAGCAGTATCTGGAGATGATATCACTATTTCCACAACTGATGCAGTTTATGCAGATGCTGATCCTTCGATTAGTGCAGATGGAACAGGGTGGATCACTGAAAGCTTAAGTGGTCGCTACGATCTTCCCATCGAAGAACGGTATCCCTTAGAAATTCGTGCCACTCAAATCGATCTCGATCTATTGAGGACAACAAGAAGAGGAACCTTTAACGATCCTCAAGAGTATCTCCTTCCCAATAGTGGACTCATCTATGCGACTCGCGAAGATGCCCTTCCCGATCAAACCACTTGGGTCAAAGATGGGACTGCCACATTCGATCATAACGTGGATAACGGTTCAGAACCCGACTTAGATCAAAGTGGCACAGACTACAAGCTCGACCCCACCCGCCGTCCCAATGGTATTGTTCTGATCAACGGTAGTCAACTGAACCGGGGAACAACAAACGACTACCGACCTGAAGAAAAAGGGTTTATCCTCGCCACCAACTTGCCCGTCTACATCAAAGGAGACTTCAACTTACATAGTGCTGGGGAAGAGTTTACAGATGCTCTAACAGCCAATTATAGTAACTTCTATAGCCGTACCGGTTTGAATGGCAGCTTTGCTTGTCGCAAAGGCCAACCGGGTTGTACCGGTGATGGAGATACTTGGCGCAGTGCCACTGTTTTTTCCGATTCCTTAACGCTGCTCTCCGACAACTTTGAGTTTGGAAAACGCAGTGATGGAGACTATAACCTCAACAACAACTATGGGGATGGTCGTTCTATCGCTAAACGTCGCAAAAATGGCTTCTTTACCAATGGCTTCGTCACCAACCGTGACTATCCCAGTGATGGCGATTACACCAGCTTTAGTGGGACTAAACCCTTTAGCTCCTACTTCAACAATTTTGTAACTCCCATTCAGCGCCGAGCCACATTCCCAGAGTATGTGATGGAAATCTGTGAAAAACTCCCCGTCTCTGAGTGCGAACCCAATGATTGGCATATTCCTATCGATAGACCAGCCGGAGATCAGTATGACCTGAATGGCGATGGTGATACTGATGATACTTTTACTTTCGGAATAGACTTAAATGGTAATGGTGACACCAATGATACTGACATCAGTGAATCAGCGATCGTACTAGACTGGAATGGTGATGGTGACACCAATGATACTGACATCAGTGAATCAGGGATAGACTTAAATGGTGATGGTGACACCAATGATACTGACATCAGTGAATCAGCGATCGTACTAGACTTAAATGATGATGGTGACACCAATGATAATGACATCAGTGAATCAGATTTAATCATATCCGATCCTAATTCTATCGAGGAATCTTCCCTTAGCAAGCTGCATAGCTATATGAACTTACAAGGTAAGACTCCGTTATCAACATCCGCTCAATTGGATAAAACTACGTTAAGTACTCTACTAGGAAAAACAGAAGCTGAGATACAGCGCTACCCTCGCCGTATTGCCTTTTTGAGAAATGACAAAAATGAGCTAATTTTAGATGAAACCACTCAAACCCCTATTGCTTTAGGTGTTGACAGCAATGGTTTCATTAAATACTTTTCCTATACAAATACTTCTGCCAGTGCTATCCAAGATGATGATGGTGAAATTGAACTTTTTCTTTCTACAGGACTCGCCAATACAATTCTTACCGCTTTCATAGACCAAGGAATTGTAACTGGATCAAACATCACCCCAGTAACTGGACTGCCAACGGCTGCAAGTGATGCTCTGTGGTTCCGAACCACAGACAACTCAAGTGACCCAACAGGATCTTGGGAATATGAGAGCAATAAGCCCTTAGCCTACTTAAACCCACTCACAGCCACTGATGAGCAACCCTTGCTCATTCCTGTCGTGCAAATTCATTGGACTAACAAAAATCCTGGAAGTTTTAACCCTGATGATAATGACACCATGTCCAATAGAACCAGTTGGGTACAACATGCAGAAAAAACTACATTTAACTTGGTGTTTGTAGCAGGAGATTCTCCAGGAAGACCGGGTGAAGTAAACGGGGCTTTGGCAAACTTCCCCCGATTTCTAGAAAGTTGGACACCTAACGGAACAGAGGTGAATGCCAATATCAGTGGTTCATTTATTCAGAATGGACGCAGCACTTATGGAACAGCTCCTTTTTGGGTATTGTTGAAGGACGATCCTCTAGAGTTCACGTACGACGAACGAACTGGCCCATTTGATGAAGTTCAAGCCTACCGAGCTGCCAACAACAGTGGATTACTTCCCTACTATGATCCACCTAACCGTTCTTGGGGGTTTGATGTGGCTCTGTTAACCCAAGCACCTGACTTGTTTGCCCAACGGTTTGCCATCAAGGATGATACTCCTCCCAATGAGTTCTATCGGGAAGTCAAACGGGATGATAAATGGGTGCAAACCCTGCTCTGTGCTGCTCAACCCGACAAGCGCGTTGACCCCACAGATGCAACTAAGACAGTCGCTCAAGGCGGTGGGTACGAGGATGCTGACGATCCCTATGATAAGGACGTGACCATTACTGAGAACGACACTGCTGTTAATTATCAGTTTGCCATCTCCGCAGATCAACGCCCTGATACTTGCCCAGTTCCTAACAACTAA
- the rpmB gene encoding 50S ribosomal protein L28: MSRTCQLTKKKANNGFAISHSHRRTKKRQEVNLQSKRVWWPEGNRWVKLKLSTKAIKTLETKGIQAMAKEAGINLNQY, translated from the coding sequence ATGTCCCGTACCTGTCAACTCACAAAGAAAAAAGCCAACAACGGCTTCGCCATCTCCCACTCCCACAGACGCACCAAAAAACGCCAAGAAGTCAACCTTCAGAGCAAGCGCGTCTGGTGGCCCGAAGGCAACCGGTGGGTCAAACTCAAACTCTCCACCAAAGCCATCAAAACCCTAGAAACCAAAGGCATCCAAGCCATGGCCAAAGAAGCCGGAATCAACCTAAACCAATATTAA
- a CDS encoding prepilin-type N-terminal cleavage/methylation domain-containing protein, with the protein MNRELGQHQKQWGRNWLHQLQSMARNNDCKGEQGFTLIELMVVIALIGILSTIAAPTWLGFVRQQRVTGVNDDVSLALREAQTKARSTKLAQSVTVRVTAEGIPQVAVHKKDRRADDLKDQEWENLGSERGISGDQILLFTNLVVNEPSSAEKNDGFKNKLDENITQDTYPQPKGDQGPVTIVFDQDGNLDPLTDPKLTDANGNSKGLIIGAAVPLGNDPTKPVANTQRCVIVRTLLGAMELESESNCNPW; encoded by the coding sequence ATGAATCGGGAACTTGGACAACATCAAAAGCAATGGGGTAGAAATTGGCTCCATCAGCTCCAGTCAATGGCTAGGAACAATGATTGTAAAGGTGAACAGGGGTTCACGTTAATTGAGTTAATGGTGGTAATTGCCCTAATTGGTATTCTCAGCACCATTGCGGCTCCGACTTGGTTGGGTTTTGTGCGACAACAACGGGTGACTGGGGTAAATGATGATGTTTCTTTGGCGCTGCGGGAGGCACAAACCAAGGCGAGAAGCACGAAACTTGCCCAGAGTGTGACGGTGCGGGTGACGGCTGAGGGTATTCCGCAGGTGGCGGTTCATAAGAAGGATCGTAGAGCGGATGATTTAAAAGATCAAGAGTGGGAAAACTTGGGATCGGAGCGGGGCATTTCTGGGGATCAGATATTGTTGTTTACGAATCTTGTCGTCAATGAGCCAAGTAGTGCAGAAAAGAATGATGGTTTTAAGAATAAACTAGATGAAAACATTACCCAAGATACTTACCCTCAACCCAAGGGGGATCAAGGGCCGGTAACGATTGTGTTTGATCAAGATGGGAATTTAGATCCTTTAACTGATCCTAAGCTAACTGATGCTAATGGTAATAGTAAGGGTTTAATTATTGGTGCGGCTGTACCTCTTGGGAATGACCCGACGAAACCGGTGGCGAATACGCAGCGTTGTGTGATTGTGAGGACGTTGTTGGGGGCGATGGAGTTGGAGTCGGAGAGTAATTGTAATCCTTGGTGA